From the genome of Gemmatimonadota bacterium:
GCGCTGGGAGGACATTCCGCCGACCCGTTATACCCGCGCTGTGGCAAGTTCCGTCAGCCGCACCGCCCAGATGGGCCTGGTGCGCATCGACACCGACGAGGATATCGCCGGTTTCGCGTTCATCGGCTCCTCCTATGCGCCGGCGGACCGCGATGCCTCTTTCGTGGTGGAACGCCTGAAGCCGATGTTGACGGGGGAAGACCCCCTGGCAAGGGAACGGCTGTGGAACGCGATGATGACCCGTACCGGTGGCCACACGGGCGGACAGATGTTTCGCGCAATCGGCGCCGTCGACGTGGCCCTCTGGGACCTTGCCGGGCGCGCTACCGGTCTGCCGATCCACCGTCTGATGGGCTCCTGCCGCAACAGCGTGCCCGCTTACGCCAGCTCCGCTGTCCTGGATTCGCCGCAGGCGTACGCCGAGGAAGCCCTGGCGCACAGGGATTCCGGCTGGACCGCGTACAAGATCCACCCGCCGGCCGTTCCGGAACTGGATATCGAGATCTGCCGGGCGGTTCGCGAAGCCGTGGGCAGCGACTTTCGACTGATGCTCGATTCCACCTGGTCCTACGACTATCCCCAGGCGCTGCGTGTCGGGCGCGCGATCCAGGACCTCGACTTCTACTGGTACGAGGACCCGCTGGCCGACGATGACCTCTACGGTTACGTCAAGCTCAAGCAGGTTCTCCAGATTCCGATCATGGCTACAGAGCTGCCTACCGCCGGTCCGACCTCTTATGCGCCCTGGATCATGAACCGGGCGACGGACTACCTGCGCGGGGATGTGGCGATCAAGGGCGGGCTGACCGGATGCCTGAAGACCGCGCACCTCGCCGAGGCCTTCCGCATGAACTACGAGATCCATCACGGCGGCAACTCGCTGAACAACGTGGCCAACCTGCACCTGACCATGGCCATTTCGAACTGCGAGTACTTCGAGGTGCTGCTGCCGCCACGGGCTCAGAAGCACGGCCTCGTGCGCGACATCGAAGTCGACGGCGACGGCATGGTCCACGTTCTCGACGGGCCCGGGCTGGGCGCCGAG
Proteins encoded in this window:
- a CDS encoding mandelate racemase, translated to MRITDVTVTLWRWEDIPPTRYTRAVASSVSRTAQMGLVRIDTDEDIAGFAFIGSSYAPADRDASFVVERLKPMLTGEDPLARERLWNAMMTRTGGHTGGQMFRAIGAVDVALWDLAGRATGLPIHRLMGSCRNSVPAYASSAVLDSPQAYAEEALAHRDSGWTAYKIHPPAVPELDIEICRAVREAVGSDFRLMLDSTWSYDYPQALRVGRAIQDLDFYWYEDPLADDDLYGYVKLKQVLQIPIMATELPTAGPTSYAPWIMNRATDYLRGDVAIKGGLTGCLKTAHLAEAFRMNYEIHHGGNSLNNVANLHLTMAISNCEYFEVLLPPRAQKHGLVRDIEVDGDGMVHVLDGPGLGAEIDFEMIAARQTAVLR